The genomic stretch CCGATGCCCGCTTCCAGTTCGCCCCTCACGGTCTCGACCTTCGCGTTCTGGGCGCTCATGTTGACGAGCACCGTGCCGTCCTGTTTCAGCGCGAAGTGGTTCCGGACCCCGTCGGGCGAGAGGGCGTACGACCAGTAGGGGGTGCCGTTGCGGAAGGTGACGTCCGGGTTCGAGACCCGATAGCGCGAGAGCTGGAGGGTGTTGGCGGCGTAGTTGTCCGAGACGTTTCGGGTGACGACCCGCGGGTGGTCGGCGTCGGCGGGCGAGAGCCCCTGGGTCGGCGTCGCCCCGGCCATCGTCCGGTCGGCGAGCGTCGTCTGGGCGTAGAGCCCGCCGACCGAACTCAGCACGATCACCGCCACGACGACGAGGCCGAGCGCGATCCCGAGCGGCCGGTTCGCCTCGCTGGACTCGAACGAGACTCCGAAGTAGGCGACGGCGGCGAGCCCGACCGGAACGAACACCCACGCGGTCGGCGTCGTGTAGAGCCCGTAGACCAGCCACTGGAGCCAGGGTCTGGCCACGTACGCCGCGCCCAGGAGAACCGCCAGTCCGACCACCCCGCCGACCGCCCGCCGCGTGTTCACGCCTGCTCCCTCATTTCACCGTTCGTGCCGAGCGAGCCCCCTTCAACATGCCGATTCACCGATACGAGCGTCCACCGTTTTCGTGGCCGTCCGTTCGCATCGGGCCGTCACGACCCGCTGGACCGGCGACGGCGCTCCATCCGACGCTCGATCACGCTTCGTCGAAGCCGTCGTCGGACGGTCTCGCGGAGCGCGTCGGCCTCGTGCCGGTCGAAATCCACGGCGCGTGCGCCCTCGCGACCCAGGCTCCCCGTCCCGGCGGTGTCGACCACGACCGTGGCGAGGTTCCACCGACGCTGGAAGATCGTGTGGTCCTCATTCACGGTCTGCACTCGATAGTAGGGGACCACCTCGGTGGTCCGCCGCCAGAAGCCGTTACGGGTCAGCACGAACCCCTCGTCGGTCGCCACGCCGCGATGGAGCCAGGTGTAGTGAGCCGCGAACGGCACGACGACCAGCAACGCGAGCGGCGCGAACCACCACCGGAGCGGGTCGAACTCGAACAGTCGGTTCGCGACGAACAGTCCGGTCGTCATCGCCACGACCGCGATGGCGTACCGGCCGGCGTAGCGCCGTCGGGCACGCTTCGGCGGCCGGGAGAAGGCGGGCGTGTCGAACCCGAAGCCCTCTATCGAGCGTGCGAGGGCCAGCACCGCCCCGCGCTCGGCGAACGGGACGACCGACTCGGAGCCCCGGGTGGCCGCGCTCTGACTCCCGTAGCCCGCGGTTTCGACGTCGAGCGCCGCGTAGCCGAATCGGCGCAGGAGGAGGGATTCGCTCACGACGAGGTGCTGGATCTTCTCGAACGGTATCGAGCCCGTATACCGGCTCACCAGCCCGCGTTCGTAGCGGAGTTCGTCGCCCGACCGCCAGAGCCGGAAACCGTAGAACCGCGCGAAGGTCACGGCCGCGCTCGCGAGAAACGACCCGACGGCGGTCAGCACCACCCCGAGACGTGGGCTGCCGACCACGGCGCTCGCGACCCCGCTCGGGAGATACCGCGTCCCCTCGAAGACCAGCAGCGCCACCGGCAGGAGGGGTCTGAGGTCGAGCGAGAGCGCGCTCGCCGCCAGGAGGTCGCGGGTCGAGAGGACGAACAGCTCCTCCCGGCCCTCGTCCGTGTCCTCGACCGTTTCGGCTCGCGACACGTCCGCCGACGTCGAAGCTTCGTCCGACTCGCCTCCGTCGTTCGCCCGCTTCAGCCGCTGTATCTCGTTCCGAAGGCGTTCGGCCTCCGTCGTGGTGACGTAGCGGATCTCGCCCTCGGCGTCGTCGCCCCCGCCGGCGGTCTCGAACGCCACCGCCGCGAGCCCCGCGAGCCGCGCGAACGGGTCCCGGGTGATGTCGACGTTCTGGATCCGGCGGATCGGGATGGACCGTTCGCGCCGCGAGAGCACCCCGGAGTCGATGTCGAGGCTGTCGTCGGTGAGCGTGTAGGCGAACCGCTGGACGTAGAGTATCTCCCACCCGAGTTGCACGACGAACAGCACGAGGACGATGGCGAGCCCGATGACGACGCCGCCCCCCATCCCGCCCTCGCTCCCGACGACCGCGCCGCCGCCGCCGAACAGCAGGACCTGCCCGATCTCGAGACCGGACGCCGCGCGCAGCGGGGCCGACAGCCGGTGGAGCTTCACAGCGCGTCCTCGTACTCGCTCTCGACGGCGAGCTCGCGCAGTTCCTCGCGAAGCGCGGTCGCCCGTTCGGGCGCGAGGCCGGGGAGGGTGGCGTCCGCACCGCGCGTCCCCGCGGTGTAGACCACGACGCTCGACAGACCCGCGAGGCGCTCGACCGGGCCGCGCTTGGTGTCGACGTTCTGGATCCGGACGAACGGCACCACCGACTCGACCCGGGTGAAGACCCCGCGTTCGAGGTAGACGGCGTCCTCCTGTACCTCGAAGCGCCAGACGCGATAGCGAAGCAGGGCGTACCCAGCGCCGGCGAGCGCGAGTACGGCCGCCGCCACCGGCCCGACCCAGAACGCAATTTCGAAAACGAACCGATCGACCAGCCACGTACCGCCGAGCCCGACGACGGCCCCTATCACGAGTTCGAAGACGACCCAGACGACCCTGGCACGCGGGTCGAGCGACTCCATCGACCTCGACGGGGCGCTCTCGCTCATTCTTCGAGTTCTCACGCCGGGATGGGATAACTTCCGGTGGTCCGGCGGCGGCACCCGCCCCCGTTTCGACCGACGGCTACGTCGTTAGCTGAAGTCGCTGAAGGCGATCGAGCCCTGTTCGACGATCGCCGAACTCTCCGGAACGTCGCCGTCCGGGGGCATGCTGCCCTCGGCGGGACCGCCGGGGCTCCCACAGACGACCCGACCGACCATCCCGAGCGTCTTGTGTGGGATGCAGTAGTAGTCGTAGGTGCCCTCGGTCTCGAAGGTGTACTCGTAGCTATCACTGCCGCTGATGGTGCCGCTGTCCCACGACTCCGCGCCCTCCGGGATGCGGCGCTCGCTCACCGACGGGTTGTCCGTCGTGTAGGAGGTCGCCGAGTGAGCCCCGGACTCGATCTCGAAGCTGACGGTGGTGCCGGGTTCGACGAACAGCCCGATCGGGTCGAAGTAGTACGTGCTCCCGTCGGTGTACATCCCGACGGTCTCCGTTCCGCCCCCACCGCCGCTCGTCGCCGCGGTGCCGTTCGCGCCCGTAGTCGAGCCGTTGGTCCCCGAGGAGGTCATCGCGGTGTCCCCGCCCGACCCCTGGGTCGTGCTCGCACCGCCGCTCGTCCCCGTGCCGCCGCCGTTCGTTCCCTCGCCGCTCCCGTTGGCACCGCTGCCGTTCCCGTTCTCGTTGTTCCCGCTCGAACAGCCCGCGAGGGCCGTCATCCCCGCGACCGTCGAGATACTCGTCGCTTTCAGGAACGTTCGACGCTTCATGCGCCCGCTTGCTTCCCGACCATCATCAACACTTTGGATCGTCGGTTTCGGTCCGCGAATCGAGCGACGGCGGAGGGACTTCCCGCCGATCGATCGTTGACGTCTCCGCCGTCAGTCACTTGCGTGGGCCTGCTCGAACGGTCTGGGTGGGAGGCGGAGCTCCTCGAGCGCGGGGAGGTGCTTGATGTTGTAGAGCACTTTGAGCTCGTCGGAGACCGGGATGCCGTTGCACGAGAGCCGGATCCCGTGGGCCTTCATCTCCGGCGGCAACACGGTGTCGTTCGGCATCTCCAGTTCGCCCGCCACGATCGCCACCGCACAGTTCGCACACGCTCCGCCCCGGCAGGCGTAGGGCCAGGCGTAGCCGCGATTCTCGGCGGCTTCGAGCAGCGACTCGCGGGGGTGGACCAGGAACTCGCCGTGGTCGGCGTCCGCGAGGTCCGCCGCGGCGGCGGTCTCGAACAGGTCCGGGTCGTCGAGCCCCCAGCCGTGGTCGTCGAGCACCGCGTAGTTGAGGTACTCGACCCTGACCTTCTCCGGCTCCGTGGCGGTGGGTTCGTCGGCCGGGGCGTCCGCCATCGCCGGCTCGGACTCGACCGATTCGCCGCTCAAGAGCCGTTCGTAGGCGGCCCTCACCCGGCGGAACTCGGCGGCCGACCCGCCGTGGTCCGGGTGGGCCTCGAAGACGCGCTCGCGGTAGGCCCGGCGGACCGCCGGCTCGTCGGCATCGGGGTCGAGGCCCAGGATCTCGAACGGGGACGCCACATCGATCGGTGGGCAGCGACGAGGAAAAACGTTTCCCGACCCGCTCTGTGGACCGTCACGGGCCGTTCTACTTCCGACTCACTCGGACGCGTCGCCGAGACCGAGCCCCGGGTGCCAGCGGTCGGCCCCGGCCTCGCGTGCCCGCTCGTCCATCCGTTCGAGGTAGGTCGCCGCGAGGCTCGCGGTCTCGGCCGCCCGGGACTCGCCCTCGGTCCGGAACTCGCCGGTGACGCGGTTCGCGTAGACCGTACAGACCGCGCCCGCTCTGAGCCCGTAGAGGCCCGCGAGGGTCAGGATCGAACTCGCCTCCATCTCGATGTTCAACACGCCCGCCTCGCGGAGGTCCTCGACCAGGTCGTCGCTCCCGGCGGCCTCGAAGCCCTCGAAGCCCGGCCGGCCCTGGCCGGGATAGAAGCTGTCGGCGCTCGCGGTGACGCCGACGTGGTAGTCGTAGCCGAGCTCCTCGGCGGCCGCCACCAGCGCCGCCACCACGCGGTCGTCGGCGGTCGCGGGGTAGTCCTCGCGAACGTACTCGTCGCTGGTGCCCTCCTGCCGGACGGCCCCCGTGGTGATGACGAGGTCGCCGACGTCCATGCCGGGCTGGATCGCGCCACACGACCCCACCCGGACGAACGTCTCACAGCCGACCCGCGCCAATTCTTCGAGCGCGATGGCAGCCGAGGGACTCCCGATCCCCGTGGAGGTGGTCGAGATCGGCGTCCCGCGATGTGCGCCCGTCGCGGTCCGGAACTCGCGGTGTTCGGCCACCAGCTCGAACTCGTCCCACAGGTCGACTATCTTCTCGACTCTCTCGGGATCGCCCGGAACGAGCACGGTTTCCGCGACGTCGTCGGGCCCCACCGCGAGGTGGTACTGGACCTCGTCGTTCGGGTCCTCGCTGTCGGCGGTCATTTCCCGAGGGTGTCCGCCGAGATGGCGTCGGGTAGGAGGTCGCCGAGTTCGTACTCGACGACACCCTCGGCCTCGTCACAGACCACCCGGAAGTCGTCCTCGCAGAACTCCGAGAGGGTCTGACGGCACATCCCGCAGGGGAGCACGCCGTCGCGCTCGGAGGAGGTCACCGCGACCTGCGCGAACTCACGATGGCCGGTCTTGACCGCCTCCGAGAGCGCCACCTCCTCGGCGTGGAGGCTGTTGGAGTAGTTGGCGTTCTCGATGTTACAGCCCGTAAAAACGGTGCCGTCCGCCGCTTCGAGCGCCGCCCCAACTCGATACTCGGAGTAGGGGACGTGGGCGTTCGCGGTCGCCTCGCGGGCGGCGGCCAGGAGGTCCTCGTCGTCCATGCTCGTTCTGGCGGGCGTGGGATGGAAATAGCCACCGGGACGACGGTCGCGGCGGTAGCCGCGATGCGGGGCAACCGTTACCCCGTCGCGACCCGATCCAATCGCATGCCCTGCCCGTATCTCAGCTACCGTGCGGCGGCCGGCGACCACGAGTTCGAAACCGAGCGGGCGTACTGCACCGCCGTCGACCGGTTCGTCGAGGCGATGCGCGCCGACGTCTGCAACGACCGCTACGACCTCGATCACGAGAGCCACTGCGAGATCTACCGCGAGCACGCCGAATGAGCTATGATTCGTTTCTCGCGGGCGATCCCGTCATCGTGACCGCGGCGCTCACCGGCGGCGTCCACGGGAAAGAGGCGACCCCGAACCTCCCCGAGAGCCCCGAGGAGATCGGGCGAGCGGCCGCCGCGGCGGAGCGGGCGGGCGCGGCGGTCGTCCACCTCCACGCCCGGCGGCCGAACGGCGAGCGCACGTTCGACACCGAACGTTTCCAGGCGATCGACGACGCGGTTCGCCGCCACGCAGACGACGTAATCATCCAACACTCTACTGGAGGTACTGCCGCACCCGACGCCGACCGCCACCAGCCGCTCCGGACCGACCCGCCGCCGGAGATGGCCTCGCTCGACATGGGGCCGCTCAATCGCTACGCCCACCTCACGAGCGAGAACACCCGCGGGCTGGTGGACTCGCTGTTCGACGAGATGCGCGAACGAGGCATCAAACCCGAACTGGAGGTCTTCAACGACGGCCACCGCAACGAGGTCTTCGGGCTGCTCGACCGCCGCGACCTCGCCGACCCGGTCTACGCGACCCTGATCTTCGGGCCGGGCACGCTCACCCGCCCCCACCCCCGGAACTTCCTGACGGCCATCGACGACCTCCCCGAAGGGGCCCAGTTCAACACCCTGGGATTCGGTCGCCACCAGCTTCCGTTCGCGACGATGGGGGTCCTCTTTGGGGGGCACGTCCGCGTCGGGCTGGAGGACAACGTCTACTACCGGCGTGGCGAGCTCGCCGAGTCGAACGCCCAGCTGGTCGAGCGCGTGAGTCGGGTCGCGAACGAACTCGGCCGGCCGGTCGCGACGCCCGACGAAGCGAGGGACGTCCTCGGGCTTCGCGGTGCGTGACGCCTGAAACTACTTGAACCGGAAGGTTTCGAGGTTCTTCGGGGCGAACGTCCGCATGTTGTAGTTGTGATAGAGCGCCGAGGAGAAGTCCTGGACGCTGCGTTCGTCGCCGTGGACACAGAGCACCT from Halococcus hamelinensis 100A6 encodes the following:
- a CDS encoding nucleoside phosphorylase, with translation MTADSEDPNDEVQYHLAVGPDDVAETVLVPGDPERVEKIVDLWDEFELVAEHREFRTATGAHRGTPISTTSTGIGSPSAAIALEELARVGCETFVRVGSCGAIQPGMDVGDLVITTGAVRQEGTSDEYVREDYPATADDRVVAALVAAAEELGYDYHVGVTASADSFYPGQGRPGFEGFEAAGSDDLVEDLREAGVLNIEMEASSILTLAGLYGLRAGAVCTVYANRVTGEFRTEGESRAAETASLAATYLERMDERAREAGADRWHPGLGLGDASE
- a CDS encoding BKACE family enzyme, with the protein product MSYDSFLAGDPVIVTAALTGGVHGKEATPNLPESPEEIGRAAAAAERAGAAVVHLHARRPNGERTFDTERFQAIDDAVRRHADDVIIQHSTGGTAAPDADRHQPLRTDPPPEMASLDMGPLNRYAHLTSENTRGLVDSLFDEMRERGIKPELEVFNDGHRNEVFGLLDRRDLADPVYATLIFGPGTLTRPHPRNFLTAIDDLPEGAQFNTLGFGRHQLPFATMGVLFGGHVRVGLEDNVYYRRGELAESNAQLVERVSRVANELGRPVATPDEARDVLGLRGA
- the fer gene encoding ferredoxin Fer, with the protein product MASPFEILGLDPDADEPAVRRAYRERVFEAHPDHGGSAAEFRRVRAAYERLLSGESVESEPAMADAPADEPTATEPEKVRVEYLNYAVLDDHGWGLDDPDLFETAAAADLADADHGEFLVHPRESLLEAAENRGYAWPYACRGGACANCAVAIVAGELEMPNDTVLPPEMKAHGIRLSCNGIPVSDELKVLYNIKHLPALEELRLPPRPFEQAHASD
- a CDS encoding plastocyanin/azurin family copper-binding protein, producing MKRRTFLKATSISTVAGMTALAGCSSGNNENGNGSGANGSGEGTNGGGTGTSGGASTTQGSGGDTAMTSSGTNGSTTGANGTAATSGGGGGTETVGMYTDGSTYYFDPIGLFVEPGTTVSFEIESGAHSATSYTTDNPSVSERRIPEGAESWDSGTISGSDSYEYTFETEGTYDYYCIPHKTLGMVGRVVCGSPGGPAEGSMPPDGDVPESSAIVEQGSIAFSDFS
- a CDS encoding PH domain-containing protein, giving the protein MESLDPRARVVWVVFELVIGAVVGLGGTWLVDRFVFEIAFWVGPVAAAVLALAGAGYALLRYRVWRFEVQEDAVYLERGVFTRVESVVPFVRIQNVDTKRGPVERLAGLSSVVVYTAGTRGADATLPGLAPERATALREELRELAVESEYEDAL
- the cdd gene encoding cytidine deaminase gives rise to the protein MDDEDLLAAAREATANAHVPYSEYRVGAALEAADGTVFTGCNIENANYSNSLHAEEVALSEAVKTGHREFAQVAVTSSERDGVLPCGMCRQTLSEFCEDDFRVVCDEAEGVVEYELGDLLPDAISADTLGK
- a CDS encoding PH domain-containing protein — its product is MKLHRLSAPLRAASGLEIGQVLLFGGGGAVVGSEGGMGGGVVIGLAIVLVLFVVQLGWEILYVQRFAYTLTDDSLDIDSGVLSRRERSIPIRRIQNVDITRDPFARLAGLAAVAFETAGGGDDAEGEIRYVTTTEAERLRNEIQRLKRANDGGESDEASTSADVSRAETVEDTDEGREELFVLSTRDLLAASALSLDLRPLLPVALLVFEGTRYLPSGVASAVVGSPRLGVVLTAVGSFLASAAVTFARFYGFRLWRSGDELRYERGLVSRYTGSIPFEKIQHLVVSESLLLRRFGYAALDVETAGYGSQSAATRGSESVVPFAERGAVLALARSIEGFGFDTPAFSRPPKRARRRYAGRYAIAVVAMTTGLFVANRLFEFDPLRWWFAPLALLVVVPFAAHYTWLHRGVATDEGFVLTRNGFWRRTTEVVPYYRVQTVNEDHTIFQRRWNLATVVVDTAGTGSLGREGARAVDFDRHEADALRETVRRRLRRSVIERRMERRRRSSGS